The Arabidopsis thaliana chromosome 5, partial sequence genomic interval AATTTCTAAAAGCTAGCAACTCAATAGTTTCACTGCAAATTTGCAATATAATACTTCATATGTAAGAGCttgatttttaataatgtgAGATTTCTcgcttttatttttaattctgaaacttttttttaattatttgtttcgGCTCGtctacaaaaagaaaaaaggaaaaaaaaaaatgaaaacatattaaacccaaaaacacTTTCATGGGTCGTCTCATTACTTCTCTTTGAGCTTTATGTACAATCTATATACTTGTATACTTCCACTTTTTTAACCGATTAGGCATTTTTGCTACTCTctattttgcttcttctacttgTAACTTTCTTACCTCcttctttaaatttatattgcttctttggttttcttcttttgttcccATGATCGTCAATCTCCTTTGGAGAATTTCTAGCACTTTTTAAGATACCATTGATATTTCCTTTATTTGTCACGCGGCTACCTCTCGGTAACGCTGTGATTTGAGCATATTCtctttcacttcttcttttgatttgtgtttgtgttgaagatttttcttctttgctttcttgtgtcgtttgagattttgatgaagattttaaatttatttctacGTTTGTCTTTACGATTCGAGTAATTACTTGAAGCCATTTCAAGATTCcatctttcatttctttctgTTGTTCTACAGTTAGTTTCGCGACTCCATTAGTCTCTGTTTTGTTACTTCTCCCACCCGCAATCTTTTCACCAACGGATTGCAGTAAATTTATGGTATTCATGGCTTCCATTTTTTCCCGTTGTAGACTCTTATTCACCTAAGTTGgcagaaggaaacaaaatgtttGTTAAGCCATTACTTCATTTTAGTAAgagatttttgaaataaaaagtaaccaatagtatgaaaaaaatagaatagtTATTTACTGAAAGAAAATCTGATCGGCTTCTCAACTATACTAACTCAATTTTCGTACCAATTAATGAAGATattatttgaatttgtttttcaaaaataaatttgtttcaatttgatttttttttttaatttgatggtTTGATATTATACACATAAACCTccgaataattttttttagagtttttccAGTTTGATggacataataaaaaaaaaataagtcaCTTACTGATCCTTCTTTAGATCTGTGTTTAACGGAGATGAGGGCTGACATTGCCTCGAAAAGGCTACCGGCCTTGGCCTTCATGTCAGATTTGTAGCCTTTTGCTTTAGAGACTGGGCACAAGTACTTGGAATACGCCTTAAGTTTTTCGAAAAATACCTtaaatttctctgttttgggGCATTCCTTCTCAAGCTCAACCAGGAACGTTGTCACAACTTTTATGGTATAAGACTCGACATCTTTTACGGTCAATGGATCTTCAATCTGCGGTAAAGCAGGTTTAATTTTCACGTGAGCTGAAGCTACCTTGAAAAAGGTTATGGTTGCAACAAGGATggtaaaacagagaaaatgttgaaatcTAGGCATTGTATGAGAAACATAGAttgacaattttgttttacttttgaagACTCTAAAGTctcatatatagaaatatgaAGGACTCTATCTTTAGAatcatgaaaacaaagaatttatTTAAGAGGAAAACTGGTGGatagagattaaaaaaaaaaaaaaagaatagcaAAGGACCTAGTGGTTCTCCTCTTTACATTCTTTTGGAgtaaatgcaaaagaaaattgttgCCCTTAGGTCTACAATGTGTATACATTCACTGTGACAGTATAAAATTGATACTTATATTATGGTCTATAGAAAATTGTTGCATTTATGATTACAATCTagaagtaatatatatatatatatatatatatatatatatatatatatattacttaatTAGtgtgtgcatatatatatttgataagaaTTAGAGATTGAACAGAAAGGAATGGAAGCTCAATCGAAGAGAAACGAAGATGAGCTCGAGAGCGAAGAGAAAATCGAAatgaatgttttgttgttatcatTCATTTAAACTACACgatttttaattcatttgCCCTACACGATTATTGTCGTACAATTCCAGTTTACACTATGTACACTAAGCCAATCTCGGTGTCTACCCTTAAAAGTTAAGAAACTAGGTAACGAAATATTATTGTTAACCTAGGAAACGTACGTTTGTTTGAAACTGATATCccgtattttgtttttttttctcatttaagaaaattcttaataaggaaaaaaaagtaaccgAGTTCCatgaatctctctctgtcttttctttctgttttctcattttataGTAACCATTTATGTGTCCTATAATTAGCttataagagttaaaagaACAAAGTATATATAGGGTTCCTAGATCTCAAATCAAAACGCACTTCCTTCGTAttgtattttctcttttagggattgtttttttaacaatttttgcCTTGCCATAAGCAATACAACCATGGCAAGGATCTCTCTGTTGTTCTCATTAGCCTTTGTTTTAGCCCTCGGCTCAGTGTTCCTTTCCGTTTCCGGTCACGCTCCTCCCGTGACACCGAGAAAATCAGCATGTCCAAAAACAGTATCCGAACTCCAGACCTTACCTTTTACCGAAATCACTGAGATCCTAAACCGAAAAGAGCGGTCTGCCCCGAAAACCCCTGAGTTCAAGGCAATGTTCACAATGTGCAAAGGCTACGTGACATACCTCGAGAGCCTCTACAAGTTTGAGAATCCCATTGTAGATGTTTTAGGAATTGCCAAGACCAGATACACCCTGATGAACAAGGCAATTCTTGCTGCGCAAGCTAGTGTTGGCGGTAAAGTCAATAAGAAAACTTCTTTGAAGCTAAAGAAAAGCTATGCTGATTTGACAAAAGGGTTTCTCCGAATTAAAGAAACTATTGTAAAGATATCAGCCAAACATGATTACCAGGCTGATGCAAAGATCACGGCTCACGAAGCGAAAAAGCTCAATCACGCTATGATAAGTTTCAAGAATTCGATCAATGCTTTCATGAATGTTGTTAACAATCTTGAgaataagaagatgaagaaaatagGTCTTCACGCAAGAGCACTTGGAGAAAACCGTGAGAAAGTAAGAAATgctttcaaaagttttttcaagAAGTTTGGTGGTTATCTAGGAGGTAAAACTCACCGAAGAGAACTAACTGAAGCTAAATACAACGCGGATTCTCACGTTGGTGCTGACGTAAAAGGATTTGAATCCATTATCGATAAGTTTTCTGACTTCTTTAATGGTTATCTTGGAGGTCACCGAAGAGAACTCTTTTACCAAGTACCAGCAGGCGAATTCGCCGATGAAAAAATTGCTATTCATGCTTCTTTGGACGCCAAAGCTCACGGAAGAAAAGGAATTCGAAGGGAACTATATGCTCAAGCTcctttatttaaaaatttcttcaaTGTTGGATTTGGAGGTAAAGCTCAATACGATGCCGCGGGAAAGATGAAAGTCGCCGGAGATGATGGATTCAGGTCACTGAACAGGGCACATGTTAAACATTTTGCTTCGACAGAAGCAtaattttatccattttttcACAACAGAGGAAGGAAGCCATGAGTTCatctttattaatataatgtgtttgtttttcgACAAAATACGAAGGAAGGGAAATGCCGTGCGTTATTTGTCTATATGTAACTATGTAAAAGTTGCAACATGTTTAATAAATAACGTTCGTATCGCATACATATTAATTAATGGGCTCACTTTCGAATTAATAGctgataaatattttacctATAGGGTGATCAAATCCGGGCAATGAGTGAATCTATCTAACAGTTCTATCTACATCACGTTAACTATtgatcattttatttttatttatttgaaacgATGACAAATCAAAGAGATTTCATTTGTTCTCATCTATCATCATTATTCAttactttttaatctttattaGTCTTAACCAAAACTATCATAAAAATTCCTTAATGCAtacaaaaaagagaatattacGTGATTAGACacttttttgaaagtttatcCGTAATTAGGCACTTAAAAATCATTAGGCACtttgaataattaaaattacttgttcacCCTCATATCGTCGGTTTTctataaccaaacaaatcaaatccatTTTCACTAAACCAATTCAGATTTACGGAGCCACGATTTTGTAGTTGCCtttgtgatttaatttttttttccagaatcgtaaaaatccaaatccaataaaaaatcctaaattaCAATTTCTCGAAAAGGGGACTCCGGCGACGAGATATCCATCTCCTCCGTCACTGTCCACCACCACTGCTTTTCACACTACACTCTCGTTTGCTCTTTCAACCGTAAAACACCAAATCCAATTCTCTTGTCATTTCCTCCAAATCTCTGCAATTTCTTAAATCGATTTGGATTTACTTTGCTTGAAAAACCCTTAACTCGTACTGTCcaaattcaatttcaatttcaattgaGGTTACTTCGAGAAAAGTTCAAGAATTTCGGAACAACTAAGGTAAAGTTTTGTCATGTTGACTTCAGAGATCTTGTTCGTAATTCTGTGATAATGTTTGATAACTTCTCTGCCCAGTTTGTTTGAAATTCAGTACTTGAGGTTCTCTATTGGACAGAAGATGAACATATGGACTACAACACTTGGACAATCCGTAATGGACAACCACACATTTTGGTTGCAGCGTATGTGTcgttacaaaattgaaaatcaatGTCCACGACCATACATGACTGCACAGCTTGGTGTTTGATAATTCAAGGAAAAAGCCACATAAAGGTTCTATTTCTTAATCTTACATTTtggaagaaatcaaatcattgatttaagaaataatatgtaaGCTTGGATGCTAGAGCTTTAGGTGATCCTGTGGCCAGATTAGGATATTGATTTAACTTTTCTTACTGCTACTCAACATTGATTGTCTGGTATTAAGTTGTAAAAGAGTAATTTGACTTATCCATTTGTGTTGATATAATTGGTTATTATAATGTGATTAGTCAATAGAAAACCTTAGAGTACAtaatatcaaacttttaactttgttaatttttttaggCGAGTGGGTGAATACATCAGTTAGACTTGCTTTTGCACATCATGTGATCATCGTTTAATTGTTATATGATCGGACGGTCATTATTTCTCATTAACTTCTATTTAAACTGCAAATCTTACCACGTTCATTTGATCCGAATTAACCCATTATTCTACACGTGTTTGGTACACACaattacaaaccaaaaccaatgaCCGGTTATTCTTTTTTCGTGATTCAGTTTATTTGGGGTATAATGGTCTATTTTCactccaaaaacaaagaaaaatatctcaacCTTGGAAAATACCTGTTTTGTCTAAACTTTTTCCCAAAGTGCCTTATTACGGAACATTCCCTACAAAAAAACCATCGTCATGTACTGGACAAAATATTCTTCaagtttgttttcatgttgTGTTGGGCCGTTTAATTCGCATGTATCCCATATCGGACCTTATaaacttataagttataaacattaaaatataatcCATTTGTCAATCCttttttccactttttttaattaagataaATCTTAAGTATTACCAAatcattattaaatttttatatttattattctaGCTTTACCATTTACACATACTTTACCCCCATTGTATTTTCATTGCcgaaatgtttcaaaaaagGATGATTTAAGGGgcaataataatatttaaaaaaactgtGTTTAGTGATGAAACAAAACCCGCCGTTGGAAATTAAACCAGCCCATAGAGAGAAAAACCTCTCTTAacgaagaaaaacaacaacatggCCCctggtttctcttctctttcgaatctatcttcttcttttatccAATCCTTTCCTATTTTTATTCTCACCTTCTCCTCGTTTTTCCCGAAACTGTTCTTTTGCCCTCTTCTCTCAATTTTAATCCACCAAACAAATCGAACAGTGTTCGATAACTTTTAGATTGCAAGTCCTGTTTTTGATTTGGTCGGGAGAAagaaaactagggttttgatGGGAACTGATACAGTTATGTCTGGACGAGTAAGGAAAGATCTATCAAAAACGAATCCAAATGGGAATATTCCTGAGAATCGTTCTAATTCACGTAAGAAGATCCAACGACGGAgtaagaaaaccctaatctgtCCGGTTCAAAAACTATTCGATACTTGTAAGAAAGTTTTCGCTGATGGCAAATCTGGTACCGTCCCTTCTCAAGAAAACATTGAGATGCTTCGAGCCGTTTTGGGTAATTCTTTGAtccttttgaaattttgggtGGGTTAGTGGGTTGTTGAAACTTCGTTGATGATTCATTGTTTAATCTCTTAATCAGATGAAATCAAGCCTGAGGATGTTGGCGTAAATCCTAAGATGTCGTATTTTCGATCTACAGTGACCGGACGATCTCCGTTAGTGACGTATCTTCACATCTATGCATGTCATAGATTCTCGGTATATATCTTAACGAATCTTGAATTGGTCTATTCTTTATggtttcttcaatctcttatttggttttgttttgtttttgtgtgtaacAAGATTTGCATTTTCTGTTTACCTCCATCTGGTGTTATCCCTCTTCACAATCACCCGGAGATGACTGTGTTTAGTAAGCTCTTGTTTGGTACAATGCATATCAAATCCTATGATTGGGTCCCTGATTCTCCCCGTAAGTATAGTACATCAACCAGAATTTGTATTTGTACATCACCCGGAGATGACTGTGATTAGTGTTTTGACTATGTTATTGTTTAacatgtgttgttgttgttgtttttggatCAATGTAGAGCCGAGTTCAGATACTCGTTTGGCGAAAGTGAAAGTAGATTCGGACTTTACCGCACCTTGTGATACTTCTATACTGTACCCGGCTGATGGAGGGAATATGCATTGCTTCACCGCGAAAACGGCTTGCGCGGTTCTTGATGTTATTGGTCCTCCATACTCTGATCCCGCAGGACGTCATTGTACTTACTATTTCGATTATCCGTTCTCTAGTTTCTCGGGTATAGTTTTCGAAACTTTTTCTATGATTTGTGTTAGAATCTAGCTACTAGTAGTACTGTAGTAGGGTTGAACATAAACACCGAGCTGATTTTCATAATAACCTGAATagggaaaaagagtttgataaCAAATAAACCACACCAACCAGCTGAATGACCTTGTATATATGGAAGAAATACTTTCAAAATATGAATCAatgttgatattatttatattttgttattagtttggatttgtttcccaaaacctaaaatatcGGTATCGAACTGTAGAAAACCAAATGCTCACGCTTGCCTATTTAGTAGTTTGAGatctttgtgttgtttttttggaatGTTCAGTCGATGGAGTCGTGGTTGCcgaggaggagaaggaaggCTATGCATGGTTGAAGGAGAGGGAAGAGAAGCCAGAGGATTTAACGGTTACTGCATTGATGTATAGTGGACCAACCATCAAAGAATGAATGTGGAAGCatagcagaaaaaaaaaaccctttctttttctttgttctgttagagtattttcttgatttctggTTGCATATAAAAAGAGGTTTTTGGAAGTACATAGAAGAACAAATctagtatttattattttatttagataaCAGAGAACAACAAGTACACCTTTGTCGGAATGCTGTAGTCTGTGTTTTGGTCAAAGATCCTTACAAGTTTTGTCTTATTATAGcgttttttattatatataaaaccataaGCTGAAATAGTTGTCAAAAGGGGATGTAGCTCAGATGGTAGAGCGCTCGCTTAGCATGCGAGAGGTACGGGGATCGATACCCCGCATCTCCATTTATTTTTCCACTtaagtattttaaatttcaaaaagacCACTAAGATTTTACACTCTTCATAAAAGAATCCCATCAGTTTGAATATTAGCACAAAACCCCCTCACCAACACAGAAAAGGCTTCCATgccaaaattcatttttttttttttaacacagTTAATCAGCAATTTTTGGGTTAATGACATCATTATTATgagaaaactgaaatttctTCTCAACGTTTTAAATCGTGAGAACCTCAAAACTTGTGGCTggacaattttaaaaacagtaaattccagcaaagaaacaaaaagaattataatcCCCAAAACTTTCATTTCATAAACTACATGTCTTGTCTTCTCTTGAGGACTACTAAGAGACTTTGAGTATTTGTTGAAAAGCTTCATGTGGAATATCAACAGAACCAACTcgtttcattcttttcttcccttctttctgtttctctagaagcttcttcttccgagTTATATCTCCTCCATAACATTTTGCAAGAACATTCTTTCTCATCGCCGAGATTGTGTCTCTTGCAATGATCTTTGAACCAATAGCAGCTTGTATCATTACTTCAAACATTTGCCTCTCTATATAGTTCTTAAGCTTCTCAACCAGTTCTTTACCCACACGGTATGCTTTCTGCTTGTGAACTATAGTGGCTAACGCATCAACTGCTTGCCCGTTCAAGAGTATATCGAGCTTCACCAGATCAGATGCTTGGTACTCCGCATCCTCGTAGTCAAAAGAAGCATAACCTGATGTTATGCTTTTCAACTCATCGTAGAAATCCACTACTATTTCCCTCAATGGTAACTGGTACTTTAAGAAAACTCGTTGTGCATCTATAAATGTGTATTCTAGTTGCTGACCTCTTCGATCAGAGCAGAGGTTGATAACAGCTCCAACGTACTCACTTGGAAGGATGATCGTGGCGATTACCGTTGGCTCCCAAGAAGCTGTGACTCGGTATTTGGGGTTTGATGGTAAGGCAGCTGGATTTTGCACTTGTAGCTTGCTTCCATCTGAGTATTCGAATGTGTAAGGAACAGTAGGGATTGTGGAGATTACTTGTGTACCGTATTCTTGTTCAAGCCGCTGATGAAATACATCCATGTGAAGCAAACCGAGGAAACCACATCTGAATCCCATTCCAAGAGCTGTACTTGTTTCCTTTGCCACTGATACACTTGCATCGTTGCATGTCAGTTTCTCCATGGCATGACCAAGTGCTTCGAAATCAGATCCATCAGCAGGATAAACGCCTGAAAACACCATATGCCTCACCGGCTTGAAACCTAGGTTCCACAAGTTAAACTCAAGTCAGCGAGCTTTAAGAAGCTTACTGGAGTTGCACAagacacaaaaaataaatacctGGAAGAGGCTCAACAGTGGTTTTCGTTCTATAGATAGTGTCTCCAATACGTGCTTCTTTCGTGGTTCGCATACCGGTTACTATATAACCAACTTGTCCAGTAAGAAGCATTCCTGTAGAAGTAAGCTCAGGATGCATAATCCCGACATCTAACACTTCATAAGACTGACCCGACGCAGCAAACGAAACCTTATCTCCTTTACTCAACATTCCATCAACAACAGAAACATAGCAAATGACACCTTTGTActcattaaaaaaagaatcaaacaaaagcaTCCGTAGAGGCGATTCACTAATCCCAGGAGGAGGAGGTATCCGTTCTATAACCGCAGGAAGAACATG includes:
- a CDS encoding Small GTP-binding protein (Small GTP-binding protein; FUNCTIONS IN: GTP binding, translation elongation factor activity, GTPase activity; INVOLVED IN: biological_process unknown; LOCATED IN: cellular_component unknown; EXPRESSED IN: 21 plant structures; EXPRESSED DURING: 13 growth stages; CONTAINS InterPro DOMAIN/s: GTP-binding protein LepA (InterPro:IPR006297), Protein synthesis factor, GTP-binding (InterPro:IPR000795), Small GTP-binding protein (InterPro:IPR005225), Translation elongation factor EFG/EF2, C-terminal (InterPro:IPR000640), Translation elongation factor EFTu/EF1A, domain 2 (InterPro:IPR004161), GTP-binding protein LepA, C-terminal (InterPro:IPR013842), Elongation factor G/III/V (InterPro:IPR009022), Translation elongation/initiation factor/Ribosomal, beta-barrel (InterPro:IPR009000); BEST Arabidopsis thaliana protein match is: Small GTP-binding protein (TAIR:AT5G08650.1); Has 79800 Blast hits to 74702 proteins in 10641 species: Archae - 1192; Bacteria - 44258; Metazoa - 8966; Fungi - 6189; Plants - 1305; Viruses - 1; Other Eukaryotes - 17889 (source: NCBI BLink).) yields the protein MGSMYRASKTLKSSRQALSILFNSLNSNRQNPTCIGLYQAYGFSSDSRQSSKEPTIDLTKFPSEKIRNFSIIAHIDHGKSTLADRLMELTGTIKKGHGQPQYLDKLQVERERGITVKAQTATMFYENKVEDQEASGYLLNLIDTPGHVDFSYEVSRSLSACQGALLVVDAAQGVQAQTVANFYLAFEANLTIVPVINKIDQPTADPERVKAQLKSMFDLDTEDVLLVSAKTGLGLEHVLPAVIERIPPPPGISESPLRMLLFDSFFNEYKGVICYVSVVDGMLSKGDKVSFAASGQSYEVLDVGIMHPELTSTGMLLTGQVGYIVTGMRTTKEARIGDTIYRTKTTVEPLPGFKPVRHMVFSGVYPADGSDFEALGHAMEKLTCNDASVSVAKETSTALGMGFRCGFLGLLHMDVFHQRLEQEYGTQVISTIPTVPYTFEYSDGSKLQVQNPAALPSNPKYRVTASWEPTVIATIILPSEYVGAVINLCSDRRGQQLEYTFIDAQRVFLKYQLPLREIVVDFYDELKSITSGYASFDYEDAEYQASDLVKLDILLNGQAVDALATIVHKQKAYRVGKELVEKLKNYIERQMFEVMIQAAIGSKIIARDTISAMRKNVLAKCYGGDITRKKKLLEKQKEGKKRMKRVGSVDIPHEAFQQILKVS
- a CDS encoding hypothetical protein (DUF1216) (Protein of unknown function (DUF1216); LOCATED IN: endomembrane system; EXPRESSED IN: petal, male gametophyte, flower, cultured cell; EXPRESSED DURING: L mature pollen stage, M germinated pollen stage, 4 anthesis, petal differentiation and expansion stage; CONTAINS InterPro DOMAIN/s: Protein of unknown function DUF1216 (InterPro:IPR009605); BEST Arabidopsis thaliana protein match is: Protein of unknown function (DUF1216) (TAIR:AT3G28980.1); Has 120 Blast hits to 86 proteins in 18 species: Archae - 2; Bacteria - 5; Metazoa - 4; Fungi - 1; Plants - 88; Viruses - 0; Other Eukaryotes - 20 (source: NCBI BLink).) codes for the protein MPRFQHFLCFTILVATITFFKVASAHVKIKPALPQIEDPLTVKDVESYTIKVVTTFLVELEKECPKTEKFKVFFEKLKAYSKYLCPVSKAKGYKSDMKAKAGSLFEAMSALISVKHRSKEGSVNKSLQREKMEAMNTINLLQSVGEKIAGGRSNKTETNGVAKLTVEQQKEMKDGILKWLQVITRIVKTNVEINLKSSSKSQTTQESKEEKSSTQTQIKRRSEREYAQITALPRGSRVTNKGNINGILKSARNSPKEIDDHGNKRRKPKKQYKFKEGDEPKQIIKKKFQN
- a CDS encoding 2-aminoethanethiol dioxygenase, putative (DUF1637) encodes the protein MGTDTVMSGRVRKDLSKTNPNGNIPENRSNSRKKIQRRSKKTLICPVQKLFDTCKKVFADGKSGTVPSQENIEMLRAVLDEIKPEDVGVNPKMSYFRSTVTGRSPLVTYLHIYACHRFSICIFCLPPSGVIPLHNHPEMTVFSKLLFGTMHIKSYDWVPDSPQPSSDTRLAKVKVDSDFTAPCDTSILYPADGGNMHCFTAKTACAVLDVIGPPYSDPAGRHCTYYFDYPFSSFSGIVFETFSMICVRI
- a CDS encoding uncharacterized protein (unknown protein; FUNCTIONS IN: molecular_function unknown; INVOLVED IN: biological_process unknown; LOCATED IN: endomembrane system; EXPRESSED IN: 10 plant structures; EXPRESSED DURING: L mature pollen stage, M germinated pollen stage, 4 anthesis, C globular stage, petal differentiation and expansion stage; BEST Arabidopsis thaliana protein match is: unknown protein (TAIR:AT3G28750.1); Has 25 Blast hits to 25 proteins in 3 species: Archae - 0; Bacteria - 2; Metazoa - 0; Fungi - 0; Plants - 23; Viruses - 0; Other Eukaryotes - 0 (source: NCBI BLink).); this encodes MARISLLFSLAFVLALGSVFLSVSGHAPPVTPRKSACPKTVSELQTLPFTEITEILNRKERSAPKTPEFKAMFTMCKGYVTYLESLYKFENPIVDVLGIAKTRYTLMNKAILAAQASVGGKVNKKTSLKLKKSYADLTKGFLRIKETIVKISAKHDYQADAKITAHEAKKLNHAMISFKNSINAFMNVVNNLENKKMKKIGLHARALGENREKVRNAFKSFFKKFGGYLGGKTHRRELTEAKYNADSHVGADVKGFESIIDKFSDFFNGYLGGHRRELFYQVPAGEFADEKIAIHASLDAKAHGRKGIRRELYAQAPLFKNFFNVGFGGKAQYDAAGKMKVAGDDGFRSLNRAHVKHFASTEA
- a CDS encoding 2-aminoethanethiol dioxygenase, putative (DUF1637) (Protein of unknown function (DUF1637); FUNCTIONS IN: cysteamine dioxygenase activity; INVOLVED IN: oxidation reduction; LOCATED IN: cellular_component unknown; EXPRESSED IN: 24 plant structures; EXPRESSED DURING: 15 growth stages; CONTAINS InterPro DOMAIN/s: Protein of unknown function DUF1637 (InterPro:IPR012864); BEST Arabidopsis thaliana protein match is: Protein of unknown function (DUF1637) (TAIR:AT5G15120.1); Has 361 Blast hits to 361 proteins in 93 species: Archae - 0; Bacteria - 0; Metazoa - 102; Fungi - 0; Plants - 224; Viruses - 0; Other Eukaryotes - 35 (source: NCBI BLink).); the protein is MGTDTVMSGRVRKDLSKTNPNGNIPENRSNSRKKIQRRSKKTLICPVQKLFDTCKKVFADGKSGTVPSQENIEMLRAVLDEIKPEDVGVNPKMSYFRSTVTGRSPLVTYLHIYACHRFSICIFCLPPSGVIPLHNHPEMTVFSKLLFGTMHIKSYDWVPDSPQPSSDTRLAKVKVDSDFTAPCDTSILYPADGGNMHCFTAKTACAVLDVIGPPYSDPAGRHCTYYFDYPFSSFSVDGVVVAEEEKEGYAWLKEREEKPEDLTVTALMYSGPTIKE